One genomic region from Evansella sp. LMS18 encodes:
- a CDS encoding MFS transporter, whose amino-acid sequence MERLERSFYSKASMYSFIVVVVLFMLMWIGTGQFSHMDWMLFGYMVSSFIFFIGITVRLTSWLMRPATYEVVKRSIKNMKTKKRQKRNFKAIAKTLIDNIILQKFIFKRGWYRGIQHWLIAWGCIGSLAITFGLTFGWMHFKLINAETYQMVVFGIPTISMHPDGILASMIFEGLNITAAMLLVGVIMALVRRIGNNDLKVTQRAEFDLFPLYLLLAMTVTGLALTVSYKLLSGWMHPELALIHQITVVVFLVYFPFGKLFHLPIRPMAAAVPMNYQEVVEVDTKECAGCGELYSNDDQIADVQQILGNQAFDLEMDNGNKPSDYCTACRRMIRVMDHLNMKSKFGKVSGPVQTNNGIHVPGFGRERAEEFYNQAVKEEVKS is encoded by the coding sequence GTGGAAAGGTTAGAGAGGTCCTTTTATTCAAAGGCAAGTATGTATTCTTTCATAGTAGTAGTTGTGTTGTTTATGCTGATGTGGATTGGCACAGGCCAGTTTTCACATATGGACTGGATGTTATTTGGATATATGGTTTCGTCCTTTATCTTCTTTATCGGAATAACAGTCAGGCTGACATCATGGCTTATGAGGCCGGCCACCTACGAAGTAGTTAAACGGTCCATAAAGAACATGAAAACAAAAAAGCGCCAGAAAAGAAATTTCAAAGCAATAGCTAAAACATTAATTGATAATATCATTCTTCAGAAATTCATTTTCAAAAGAGGATGGTACAGAGGTATACAGCACTGGCTAATTGCCTGGGGGTGTATCGGATCCCTGGCCATCACATTCGGACTGACATTCGGCTGGATGCACTTTAAGTTAATCAACGCAGAAACATACCAGATGGTAGTGTTCGGAATTCCAACAATCTCCATGCATCCGGACGGAATCCTCGCTTCCATGATATTTGAAGGATTGAATATAACAGCTGCGATGCTTCTTGTAGGGGTAATCATGGCACTTGTAAGAAGAATCGGAAATAACGATTTGAAGGTTACTCAGCGGGCAGAGTTTGACTTGTTCCCATTATATCTGCTCCTCGCGATGACAGTAACAGGTCTCGCACTGACAGTTTCCTATAAACTGCTAAGCGGCTGGATGCACCCTGAACTGGCGCTTATCCACCAGATTACGGTAGTAGTATTCCTTGTATACTTCCCATTCGGGAAACTGTTCCACCTGCCGATTCGTCCAATGGCAGCTGCAGTCCCGATGAACTATCAGGAAGTTGTTGAGGTAGACACGAAAGAGTGTGCCGGCTGCGGCGAGCTTTACTCAAATGATGATCAAATCGCAGATGTTCAGCAAATCCTTGGCAACCAGGCATTTGATCTGGAAATGGATAACGGCAACAAGCCTTCGGACTATTGTACAGCTTGCCGAAGGATGATCAGAGTTATGGATCACCTGAATATGAAATCCAAATTTGGAAAAGTCAGCGGACCTGTACAAACAAACAATGGAATTCATGTGCCGGGCTTTGGCCGGGAACGAGCGGAAGAATTTTATAACCAGGCAGTAAAGGAGGAAGTTAAATCATGA
- a CDS encoding HesB/YadR/YfhF family protein, which produces MEIEVTDKAAEWFKKELELTDGEAVQFFVRYGGHGDFQTGFSLGVTKKDPEDPAVETTKDNIQFFIENKDIWYFDGKNFLVEFNEDREEIVYKHNN; this is translated from the coding sequence GTGGAGATAGAAGTAACAGATAAAGCAGCAGAGTGGTTTAAAAAAGAACTGGAGCTTACAGATGGTGAAGCAGTGCAGTTTTTTGTAAGGTATGGGGGACACGGTGATTTTCAGACAGGATTTTCTTTAGGAGTAACGAAAAAAGATCCGGAAGACCCGGCAGTGGAAACGACTAAAGATAATATACAATTCTTTATTGAAAATAAGGATATATGGTATTTCGACGGAAAAAACTTTTTAGTGGAATTTAATGAAGACAGAGAAGAGATTGTATACAAACATAATAATTAA
- a CDS encoding DUF2249 domain-containing protein encodes MSKIFTLDVREDIQQKKEPFQRIMKTVEQVEDGGQLILHTPFVPEPLYNIMKGKGFRYEVEQIDNEHFVTVFHK; translated from the coding sequence ATGTCAAAAATCTTTACCCTTGATGTAAGAGAAGATATACAGCAAAAAAAAGAACCTTTTCAGCGGATCATGAAAACAGTGGAACAGGTTGAAGATGGCGGCCAGCTGATCCTCCACACCCCGTTTGTCCCTGAACCTTTGTACAATATTATGAAAGGAAAAGGGTTCCGTTATGAGGTAGAGCAAATAGACAACGAACACTTCGTAACAGTTTTCCACAAATGA
- a CDS encoding Crp/Fnr family transcriptional regulator, whose product MNEILNKITIFTHLPEKIKDQLSEIVISKTVTKGEVLFHEASPAEAVYFVNEGKVKISKSTPDGKEILLSIRQPGEMFAEVALFKEANCTYPATASVIENGAVSLIRNEELELFLYQHPELGMAIFRVMAERLQISQATLRDVALYGKLGALAATLVRLTEDYGEAADDGVIIKLKLTHEDLGSFFGATRESVTRMMNQLKQQGILNKHQGNIIINDLDGLKTYITN is encoded by the coding sequence ATGAATGAAATTCTTAATAAGATTACTATATTTACACATTTGCCGGAAAAAATAAAAGATCAGTTAAGTGAAATTGTTATCTCTAAAACTGTAACGAAGGGGGAAGTTCTTTTTCACGAAGCGTCTCCTGCTGAAGCTGTTTATTTTGTTAATGAAGGTAAAGTTAAAATTTCGAAAAGCACTCCGGATGGAAAAGAAATTCTCCTGAGTATAAGACAACCTGGAGAGATGTTTGCGGAAGTAGCATTATTTAAAGAAGCAAACTGTACCTATCCGGCTACTGCATCTGTAATTGAGAACGGTGCCGTTTCTCTCATTAGAAATGAGGAACTTGAGCTCTTCCTGTATCAGCACCCTGAGCTTGGGATGGCGATATTCCGTGTTATGGCCGAAAGACTGCAAATCTCACAGGCTACTCTGAGAGATGTTGCATTATATGGAAAATTGGGCGCCCTGGCAGCAACACTTGTAAGACTGACGGAAGATTATGGAGAGGCTGCTGATGATGGCGTAATCATTAAGTTAAAATTAACCCACGAAGATCTTGGAAGTTTTTTCGGTGCTACAAGGGAAAGTGTCACAAGAATGATGAATCAGCTTAAACAGCAGGGAATTCTGAATAAACATCAGGGAAATATTATAATAAACGATCTGGACGGATTGAAAACTTACATTACTAATTAA